The Microbulbifer hydrolyticus genome has a segment encoding these proteins:
- a CDS encoding prolyl oligopeptidase family serine peptidase codes for MSTAEAETHSAVTESSALIYPQTRKDDVVDSYFGTQVADPYRWLEDDRSEETEAWVKAQNQVTFSYLEQIPYRDSLKERLETLWNYEKVGSPFKEGGYTYFYRNDGLQNQYVVWRKKGDGEAEVFLDPNTFSVDGTTSLSTLKFSKDGSIAAYSVSEGGSDWRKIYIIDAETKEVLEEPLVDVKFSGISWKGNEGFYYSSYDKPEGSELSAKTDQHKLYYHKLGQAQAEDALVFGGNDEQKRRYVSGYVTEDDRYLVISGSVSTSGNDLFIRDLSVADAPLVPVLTDFDSDTYVIENQGSKLFLVTNRDAPNKKIVTVDAAKPAPENWQDFIPETDNVLTASTGGGYFFAEYMVDALSRVYQYDYNGKRVREIALPGPGSVSSPSGKREDKTLYYSFTNYKTPSTIFAFDVEKGVSDIYRESGAKFDPAGYESKQVFFTSKDGTKVPMMITYKKGLELNGKNPTILYGYGGFNVSLTPSFSIANAVWLELGGVYAVPNLRGGGEYGKRWHNAGTKLQKQNVFDDFIAAGEYLIEQGYTSSDYLAIRGGSNGGLLVGAVMTQRPDLVKVALPAVGVMDMLRYHTFTAGAGWAYDYGTAEQSEEMFEYLKGYSPVHNVKTGVNYPATLVTTADHDDRVVPAHSFKFAAELQDKQQGVAPTLIRIETNAGHGAGTPVSKTIEQYADIFGFTLFNMGVTELPGS; via the coding sequence ATGAGTACCGCCGAGGCAGAAACTCATAGCGCGGTTACCGAGTCGTCTGCGCTGATTTACCCTCAGACCCGAAAAGACGACGTTGTCGACAGCTACTTCGGCACTCAGGTGGCTGACCCTTACCGCTGGCTGGAAGACGACCGCAGCGAAGAAACCGAGGCCTGGGTCAAGGCGCAGAACCAGGTTACCTTCAGCTACCTGGAGCAGATTCCTTACCGCGACAGTCTGAAAGAGCGCCTGGAAACCCTGTGGAACTACGAAAAAGTGGGTTCTCCGTTCAAAGAGGGTGGCTACACCTATTTCTACCGCAATGACGGCCTGCAGAATCAGTATGTGGTGTGGCGCAAGAAAGGGGATGGTGAAGCGGAAGTTTTCCTCGACCCCAACACCTTCAGTGTGGACGGTACCACTTCCCTGTCGACCCTGAAATTCTCCAAAGACGGTTCCATTGCCGCGTACTCTGTTTCTGAGGGTGGCAGTGACTGGCGCAAAATTTACATTATCGATGCCGAAACCAAAGAAGTGCTGGAGGAGCCGCTGGTTGATGTGAAGTTCTCGGGCATCTCCTGGAAAGGCAATGAAGGTTTCTACTACTCCAGCTACGACAAGCCCGAGGGCAGTGAGCTTTCGGCCAAGACCGACCAGCACAAGTTGTACTACCACAAACTGGGACAGGCGCAGGCCGAAGACGCGCTGGTATTTGGTGGTAACGATGAGCAGAAGCGCCGCTACGTCTCCGGTTATGTGACCGAAGATGACCGCTATCTGGTTATTTCCGGATCCGTCTCCACTTCCGGCAATGACCTGTTTATCCGCGATCTGAGTGTGGCCGATGCGCCGCTGGTGCCTGTATTGACCGACTTCGATTCCGATACCTACGTGATTGAGAACCAGGGCAGCAAACTGTTCCTGGTCACCAACCGGGATGCGCCGAATAAAAAGATCGTTACCGTCGATGCCGCCAAGCCTGCACCGGAAAACTGGCAGGACTTTATTCCGGAAACCGACAACGTACTAACCGCGTCCACCGGTGGTGGCTACTTCTTCGCGGAATACATGGTGGACGCGCTGTCGCGTGTGTACCAGTACGACTACAACGGTAAGCGCGTGCGCGAAATTGCACTGCCGGGCCCGGGTAGCGTTTCTTCACCCAGTGGTAAGCGCGAGGATAAAACCCTCTATTACTCCTTCACCAACTACAAAACCCCGTCCACCATTTTTGCCTTTGATGTGGAAAAGGGGGTATCCGATATCTACCGTGAATCCGGTGCCAAGTTTGACCCTGCCGGCTACGAGTCCAAGCAGGTATTCTTCACCTCCAAAGATGGCACCAAGGTGCCGATGATGATTACCTACAAGAAAGGCCTGGAACTGAATGGCAAGAACCCCACCATTCTCTATGGTTACGGCGGCTTCAACGTCAGCCTGACACCGTCGTTCAGTATTGCCAATGCGGTGTGGCTGGAACTGGGCGGGGTATACGCAGTTCCAAATCTGCGCGGTGGCGGTGAGTACGGCAAGCGCTGGCACAATGCGGGCACCAAACTGCAGAAGCAGAACGTGTTCGATGACTTTATCGCGGCCGGTGAATATCTGATCGAGCAGGGATACACCTCCAGCGATTACCTGGCGATTCGCGGCGGTTCCAATGGCGGCCTGCTGGTGGGTGCGGTAATGACCCAGCGCCCGGACCTGGTTAAAGTGGCCTTGCCCGCTGTCGGCGTGATGGACATGCTGCGTTACCATACCTTTACCGCCGGTGCCGGCTGGGCATACGACTACGGTACTGCCGAGCAGAGCGAGGAAATGTTTGAGTACCTGAAAGGTTATTCGCCGGTACATAATGTGAAAACTGGTGTGAACTACCCAGCGACACTGGTCACAACTGCGGATCACGACGACCGCGTGGTGCCGGCACACTCGTTCAAATTTGCCGCCGAGCTGCAGGACAAGCAGCAGGGTGTGGCGCCGACGCTGATTCGTATCGAGACCAATGCCGGCCACGGTGCGGGCACGCCGGTGTCCAAAACCATCGAACAGTACGCGGATATCTTTGGGTTTACCCTGTTTAATATGGGGGTCACTGAGCTGCCCGGCAGCTGA
- a CDS encoding SLC13 family permease, with translation MTRQVFILLGPILAAVFYFLLKAVGMSYLPAVTAAITLLTVIWWITEALPIPATSIVPFVLLPLFGVADHKLVASSLGSHVILLLMGAFMLSKALEKSGAHERLALYMLKLVGISSGRRLVLGFMLAAGLLSMWISNTATTLMMLPIALAILARADNHRLTIALILGIAYAASLGGVGSPLGTPPNVIFMGIYEEVTGREFSFLSWMKIGLPVVLVTLPIMALWLTRGIKLEKALEPPVVGAWRAEEVRTLLVFGVAILFWVTRNEPFGGWSDLLGVSDAGDSTVALGAVVLMFLVPNGKGGRLLDWATAESIPWGMLLLFAGGIAIAKGFTASGLSEMMGQGLNFLTAMPLWLMLILLCLSVTFLTEITSNTATATLLMPILAVVATSAGFDPMVLMIPAAMCASCAFMLPVATAPNAIAYGTGKVRIQEMVREGAVLSVLASLIIAGVCWVMLV, from the coding sequence ATGACCAGACAAGTATTTATACTGCTCGGCCCGATTTTGGCGGCCGTATTTTATTTTCTGCTGAAAGCGGTGGGGATGTCCTATTTGCCGGCGGTAACCGCGGCGATAACCCTGCTCACTGTGATCTGGTGGATCACCGAAGCGCTACCCATTCCCGCGACATCCATCGTACCGTTTGTGTTGCTGCCATTGTTTGGGGTGGCGGACCACAAGCTGGTGGCGTCCTCTCTCGGAAGTCATGTCATCCTGCTGTTGATGGGCGCTTTCATGTTGTCGAAAGCCCTTGAAAAAAGCGGCGCGCATGAGCGCCTGGCGCTCTATATGCTCAAGCTGGTGGGTATCTCCAGCGGCCGGCGGTTGGTGCTTGGGTTCATGCTGGCGGCCGGCCTGTTGAGCATGTGGATATCCAATACCGCTACCACGCTGATGATGCTGCCTATTGCCCTGGCAATTCTCGCGCGGGCGGATAACCACCGCCTGACCATTGCATTGATTCTGGGAATTGCCTACGCCGCCAGCCTTGGTGGAGTGGGGAGCCCGCTGGGTACGCCGCCGAATGTCATTTTCATGGGGATCTATGAAGAGGTTACCGGACGAGAATTCAGCTTTCTGAGCTGGATGAAGATCGGGTTGCCGGTGGTACTGGTCACGCTGCCCATTATGGCACTGTGGCTGACGCGGGGTATTAAGCTGGAGAAAGCGCTCGAACCGCCCGTGGTAGGCGCTTGGCGGGCGGAGGAGGTGCGCACGCTGCTGGTATTCGGGGTGGCCATCCTGTTCTGGGTAACCCGCAATGAACCGTTCGGCGGCTGGAGTGACCTGCTGGGTGTCTCCGATGCTGGCGACAGCACCGTCGCACTGGGTGCCGTGGTGCTGATGTTTCTGGTTCCCAATGGCAAGGGTGGTCGTCTGCTGGACTGGGCAACCGCCGAGAGTATTCCCTGGGGGATGCTGTTGCTGTTTGCCGGCGGTATCGCCATTGCCAAGGGATTCACCGCGTCGGGGCTCAGCGAAATGATGGGGCAGGGGCTCAATTTCCTTACTGCGATGCCGCTGTGGCTGATGCTCATACTGCTGTGTCTGTCGGTCACATTCCTCACGGAAATCACCAGCAATACCGCCACCGCCACGCTGTTGATGCCGATTCTCGCGGTCGTCGCGACCAGTGCCGGCTTTGACCCCATGGTGTTGATGATCCCGGCGGCGATGTGTGCCAGTTGTGCCTTTATGCTGCCCGTTGCCACGGCGCCGAATGCCATTGCGTATGGTACCGGGAAGGTACGGATTCAGGAGATGGTCCGTGAGGGGGCGGTGTTGAGTGTGCTGGCATCTCTGATCATTGCAGGTGTCTGCTGGGTGATGCTGGTTTAG
- the recA gene encoding recombinase RecA, translated as MDSNKDKALQAALSQIERQFGKGTVMRMGDKERVRIPAISTGSLGLDVALGIGGLPRGRIVEIYGPESSGKTTLTLQVIAEAQRKGGTCAFVDAEHALDPIYAEKLGVNVDELIVSQPDTGEQALEVADMLVRSGAVDVLVVDSVAALTPRAEIEGEMGDSHVGLQARLMSQALRKLTGNIKNTNTLCVFINQIRMKIGVMFGSPETTTGGNALKFYSSVRLDIRRIGAVKEGDEVVGNETRVKVVKNKVAPPFKQTEFQILYGEGINMLGEIIDYGVKMGLVDKAGAWYSYKGDKIGQGKANAVKFLKENTDIRNDIESQLRAQLLGDVTDAKPDAQPEALEAAED; from the coding sequence ATGGATTCCAACAAAGACAAGGCTTTACAGGCGGCGCTGTCACAGATCGAGCGTCAGTTCGGCAAGGGCACCGTCATGCGCATGGGGGATAAAGAGCGTGTGCGTATCCCCGCGATCTCCACCGGCTCCCTGGGCCTGGATGTGGCGCTGGGTATTGGCGGTCTGCCCCGCGGGCGTATTGTTGAGATCTACGGTCCGGAATCCTCCGGTAAAACCACCCTGACCCTTCAGGTTATCGCGGAGGCCCAGCGCAAGGGCGGCACCTGTGCCTTTGTGGACGCGGAGCACGCACTGGACCCGATTTACGCCGAGAAGCTCGGCGTAAATGTTGATGAACTGATTGTGTCCCAGCCGGATACCGGTGAGCAGGCACTGGAAGTGGCCGATATGCTGGTGCGCTCCGGTGCCGTGGATGTGCTGGTTGTGGACTCCGTGGCGGCACTGACGCCGCGTGCGGAGATTGAAGGCGAGATGGGCGATTCCCACGTGGGCCTGCAGGCCCGCCTGATGTCCCAGGCGCTGCGCAAGCTGACCGGTAACATCAAGAACACCAACACCCTCTGCGTATTCATCAACCAGATCCGTATGAAGATCGGCGTGATGTTTGGTTCGCCCGAAACCACCACCGGCGGTAACGCGCTGAAGTTCTACTCCTCCGTACGCCTGGATATCCGTCGTATCGGCGCGGTGAAAGAGGGTGACGAAGTGGTTGGTAACGAAACGCGTGTCAAGGTCGTCAAGAACAAGGTGGCGCCGCCGTTCAAACAGACCGAATTCCAGATCCTGTACGGTGAAGGCATCAATATGCTGGGTGAAATCATCGACTACGGCGTGAAGATGGGGCTGGTGGACAAAGCCGGAGCCTGGTACAGCTACAAGGGCGACAAGATCGGCCAGGGCAAGGCCAACGCGGTCAAGTTCCTGAAGGAAAATACCGATATCCGCAACGACATTGAGTCCCAGCTGCGGGCCCAGCTTCTGGGTGATGTGACGGACGCAAAGCCGGACGCACAGCCGGAAGCGCTGGAAGCTGCGGAAGACTGA
- a CDS encoding CinA family protein: MDSQILQLAESLGEKLQRLGWKVTAAESCTGGAIAAAITSAAGASAWFEGSVVSYADRIKRDFLGVDRKDLEEFGAVSEAVVRQMAVGVLNRLDANLAVAVSGIAGPDGGSEEKPVGTVWIGWAHGEGQEPVQADARLLHFEGNRAQIQSQTVIEALRGMLEIAELHCKR, translated from the coding sequence GTGGATTCGCAGATTCTGCAGCTGGCGGAAAGCCTTGGTGAGAAACTTCAGCGTCTAGGGTGGAAGGTGACCGCCGCGGAGTCCTGCACTGGCGGCGCCATTGCGGCAGCGATTACCTCTGCCGCGGGCGCTTCCGCCTGGTTCGAAGGTTCCGTGGTGTCTTACGCGGATCGTATCAAGCGCGATTTCCTCGGCGTTGACCGGAAAGACCTTGAGGAGTTTGGTGCGGTCAGCGAGGCTGTAGTGCGGCAGATGGCAGTCGGCGTGCTCAACCGGCTGGACGCGAACCTCGCGGTGGCAGTGAGTGGCATCGCGGGGCCAGATGGCGGTAGCGAAGAAAAACCTGTCGGCACGGTATGGATTGGTTGGGCCCACGGTGAGGGGCAGGAACCTGTCCAGGCCGATGCGCGCCTGTTGCACTTTGAAGGAAACCGTGCCCAGATCCAGTCCCAGACGGTGATCGAAGCCCTCAGGGGAATGCTCGAAATTGCCGAGTTACACTGCAAGCGCTGA
- a CDS encoding MaoC family dehydratase: MPLQIQLSARPSVLPLYFRALTARKPGQLTGGSEAVLATVSLQKQRLDTGHLRDYRAVCGFESGASVPATYPFVLAMPLQLNLLVSEAFPFPVLGVVHVRNRIRQFRRLAEHELLDIQCELMAPVAVKRGYEFDLVTRVHVAGELVWECMSTLLSRSKQQRKPDEVANRRRRNLEAVEVAEGHSLKWHLPADTGRRYARVSGDRNPIHLFASTAKLFGFPRAIAHGMWLKAHCLASLEAAVADTSLWDSVDFSVEFKKPVLLPSSVTLQYMRVESGLRFSLVDAHGKRAHLCGRIEQI, from the coding sequence ATGCCATTACAGATTCAACTCAGCGCACGTCCTTCGGTATTGCCGCTCTATTTTCGCGCCCTCACCGCGCGTAAGCCGGGACAGTTGACCGGCGGCAGTGAGGCGGTGCTCGCCACCGTCAGCCTGCAAAAGCAGAGACTGGATACCGGACACCTCCGGGACTACCGGGCTGTTTGCGGTTTTGAGTCCGGGGCCTCTGTGCCGGCGACCTATCCATTTGTTCTCGCCATGCCCTTGCAGTTGAACCTGCTGGTGTCGGAGGCGTTTCCATTTCCGGTATTGGGGGTGGTACATGTGCGCAATCGCATCCGTCAGTTCCGGCGACTGGCCGAGCACGAGCTGCTGGATATACAGTGCGAGCTGATGGCGCCGGTGGCGGTAAAGCGGGGCTATGAGTTTGACCTGGTGACCCGGGTACATGTGGCCGGCGAACTGGTATGGGAGTGCATGAGTACGCTGTTGAGCCGATCGAAACAGCAGCGCAAACCAGACGAAGTGGCCAACCGTCGTCGGCGAAACCTTGAGGCTGTTGAAGTGGCGGAGGGCCATTCGCTGAAGTGGCATCTGCCCGCGGATACAGGGCGACGCTATGCACGGGTTTCCGGCGACCGCAACCCGATCCATCTTTTCGCCTCCACGGCGAAGCTGTTTGGTTTCCCTCGCGCAATCGCGCACGGTATGTGGCTGAAGGCGCATTGCCTGGCGTCACTGGAGGCCGCAGTGGCCGATACCTCGCTGTGGGATAGCGTCGATTTCAGCGTCGAGTTCAAAAAGCCGGTGTTGCTGCCATCTTCGGTCACATTGCAGTATATGCGGGTGGAGTCGGGCCTGCGGTTTAGCCTGGTGGACGCGCATGGAAAGCGGGCGCATTTGTGCGGTCGAATCGAGCAGATCTGA